In Takifugu rubripes chromosome 22, fTakRub1.2, whole genome shotgun sequence, the genomic window TCCACTCAGTGTTCACAGTTTGACAGTGCGCACTCAAATGCGCATTAAAGTAATAAAGTTCACAGTCTTCATATTTCCAATGTGCTTTTGATCAGAACAAATCACACTTTGTTTAGGCCAAACGGAGGTTCGTTTTCAATGTTCGACAGAGTCGTTTTGCTGTGCACTTTTCTTGGGTCCTCCGGGGTCCATACCTTAGCCGTGCGGATGATGTTCTGCTCGCGAAGCAGCTTCTCGtcagaccaggagagagagtGACCGGTCAGGGGCGGCAGACCGTAATCCGGGTCGTTTGGGGAGGGCGACCCTGAAGGAAAAGCATTCATcaacattaataattaataataaatttttgttcatcttcatcagctTTGCTACCTGTTTGCAATACGAATATTATGCGAAGTTCCAGACTTACTAGTTCCTCTATGACAAATGATGACCTTCCTCGGTTGTGTATGTGTCTCGCTGCTGTTATTCCTGATCGGGAGGTCGGACTGCACAAGCTCTGCCAGGAAGTTGATGTATCCGATGGCCAGGCGCAGCGTATCGACCTTGGACAGCCGTTTCTCGTAAGGCAGGGTGGGGATGTGCGAGCGGAGGCCCTCGAAAGCGTCATTGATGGACTGCATCCTTCGGCGCTCCCGCACGTTGGCAGCTTGTCGTAGCTGCTGCATCTCCATCTCCGATCTCATTCGCCTTCTGCGTTTCAAAAGCGGCACACCGTGCTGGCCCATCTGCGGGGACAGCTCCGGGGTGCTGTCGGCGCAACCGTACGagaaaccagaggaggaggaggaggaaaaggacaagTTGCCGATGTCGTAGTCTCCATCGTGATGGGCTGCTTTATTGTCGTCTTTGCTGTAATAGTCCTGGAAGTGACTGGTGAGAAAGTCTACATCGTCATCCAGAAAATCGTCTGTATCCAGGGTCGCGTCTCTGGAAGAGTGGTCTGTAAAGAATTCGTCGTCGTCAAAATAAGGAGGAGACGAAAAGGAGTCCAGGGTGGAGAAAGGCTCCAGGACGCTGTCCATGTTTGTATTATTCTGGTGCTGTTGCACGAACAATAAGCCCTGTTTGTGTGTTCGCTGCTGCAGGGTCAACTTTTACATTTACTCCAAGCGCCGGCACGCGAGGATACTTTATAGTGACAGCCTGAGTCGCGTGCCGCTGGCTGAGACATGGAGCCAATCACAGCTTTGTCCGCGCGACGCACCCCGATTTCCACGAGAACTCGTCACGCCCCTTTTACGCTTCTGGTTCTTTTGACCTTTTGAGCCGACACGAATAATACACAGGCACAAAGAGGGGAAAGAAGAACAATAAAATTGAATAAAATCATACTCCCCAAAATaatgaacaataataataataataataataataattaataataataatgaaactGCGGATTAGCACAAAGGTCTCATCATCACCTCGGTGCGGTGTCGCGCTGACTGTAAGTTTATTCAAGAACAAGGCTTCATGTTAGTTTTATGTCGATTATTACACTTATGTTCAACATCGACTTGACCGGACACTTTTAAAGGTAAAGGTGGAACTTGTGCAAAACACAAACCCTTCATTACTAACTAATAATTCgtcgctaaaaaaaaaagattttaaaaaaagttttataaAATGCACTCGTGTATATATATCTCCTATACACAAATATCGTGATGTGGAGGAAAAACTCGCTCATTTAGTCATATACTCAGAAAGTGGACAATGCCTTCCTAAATACATGCACCAGTTGGTCGATGCGCCACTTGTGCCATCAGAAACCGTTTTTAGTTTAGGAGCTGGTAACAAATAAAGGCACAGTGGTGGGCACACGCCCCTCTGACACCTCATGTGACAAAACCATCGCGGAGTCGCGAAAGAGTACCGGTGTTTGCAGTGTAAGTACCCATCTATTCACTCTATTCAGTCTGGACTTTGTTCTGCAAAATGGACCACTCTGTGTGTGCGGCGTgcatgcgcgcgtgtgtgataGAAAGCTGCAATACGGGTCGCGGCCGTGGGAAGGAGGCCAGTTGCGTCGCAATCGTCAGTCAATGCAACATGTTGCGTTATAAATGAGGCTTGTGTCGCTGTCTGTCTACATAATAAAGCTGTAGCTGAAAGCCCACACGtcccaaacaaaacacaacaatacATGCACGTCCCAGCACCGAACAGGTGCCGAACAAAGCCACCAGGAGCCCGTAGATCTGCATCTACCAATCTCTCGATAGCTGCATACTTTGTGTAATATCCACATGCAGGGCTGTTTCCTGCAAACTTgatttctgtggttttctgtaCACAAAAATCCAGCTATGTTTAACGGTGACAGTCCAGAATTGACATAACGGGCCTTGAAGACAGTCATTTGCTGTTGTTCATAATTACGACATTAATTGATACAACAAATTCTACTCTCAGGACATGAGCTCTCCTTCTTTACACACATGCCACACGCACACGTCTGCGCACGTCTGTACAAATCCTTCATTGCGTTGCTGAAAAACGCATGATAATTCGAACCGTGCAGGTTTTTAAAGCGCCGTGACCGCGCGCTCCACGCCACCACATTGATGAATGTAACGTCACGCTTAACAGGGCGACGTGTACACGCGGACAAGTGTCTTGGTTCCCATGCTGCACCTCGGTTTGCAGCATGCaataggacacacacacacacgcacacacacacacacacacacacacacacacacacacacacacacacacacacacacacacacacacacacacagtatatttGTGAGTATGGTCGCCAGAGGCGTCGCATGCTGATAATAAAAGCAACAGCTAACGCAACTGTAATCAGCAACAATAATTGTAGGTCGATGTAGACTATAAAGACTTGACTTGCCGAATATTTTTAACAATTAAACAGTCATCTCCTTTTCTGTCAAACAGCAAAACAATAATGTGTCCTGATATTGctatttatttatcttctaaAAGTTTGAATTAATATTTATGAGAATTCATAGGGATGTAGATTTGTGCATGGATTTTGTGGGGCCACCTCCGGAACAGATTGGCTGTCAAGCGCGGAAATCCAGAAAGTGAAGTTCAGGAGACCAATATGTGGAATTAGTGTTGTAGTTAATCCTCAATTATAATCCTGTGTAATCTCCTCATACAGAGGATTATCCATCTGTATGACAAAGGGATTGCCAAAACAGTATCTTAACTAATTGGATGCATCTTTATCCTTTATCAGAGCTAGTTAGACTGGGGTGTTTTAAGAtctttatgatgtttttgagaTATCTGAGCTCCATTTGaattttgatatttaaaaacaaagcattaaTTTAGATAATCAGATGATACTTAGAATGATACACTCAAAATACAATTCTCAAATACTGCTATTGTCCCTGCCGTTTATAGACTATTTGCACACTCGTACAAATGACCAGAAATATGGAGCCAAATCCATTAATATTTGTCACACTCATTTCCTGAATTAAAATATCTTCTTCATTATATTCATCAATAGACATAAATATTACTTTGAACTGcttaaataacaataaataatataatTATTATTCTCCTAACAAATCGACAGTTAAGTATTGTCACAATTTACGAGCTGTTATTTAGTCAGTTTAGTTCATTCATCTTAAACAGAACTTGTCAAAAAAGCAATGATCATCTCTAGATGCTGTGGGGAGGTCAGTTTGAATGGAAATGCCATTAAAAAGTCTTAAATCACCATTACTTCTAtagaaaatacaataaaactAAACTATGGCTTCGTAGCTGAATgcagttttttatttattgtgtatttCCCAGCATACAATGGCTGGAAGATATTAATACATTTGTATAATACTGTTTTTCTGTTGGCAAATGTCTGCATGTGCTCGTGTGTGactctctgtttgtctgtttgacacacacccccaaacacacacacacacacacatgaaaacaggTCACAAGGTGTCATTCTGCAAGCTGCTGTGTCAGCACTGGGAAGGTCTGGGAATCACACCACATGCacaaggacagacaggaggtaGTTGCTCTGTAGATTGACAGACAAATTAAGGAGCCCTTCATAAATTCATCTAACCGTATGGCAGTGCCACaggtgcgcgcgcacgcacacacacacacacacacacacacacacagaggagcctATTCCATCTTCCTTCAGGTGAAGGGCATGGTATATGGGCCAGCAGCCTGTTGTAGACAAACACATGCTCACATTCACATCTATGATTGGTTGATTTAAAATAGCCACCTCTCTTCATTATTTGCATCTTTGGAATGTGGGAGGAAGCTGAacccagacagaaaacacacaggcacaggaaTAGCATGCAAACCCATAGAGGATTTGAACCTTGAATCTTCATGCTATGCGGCAACAGCACTAAACACTTTGCTGCCCTCAGCAAACTATACTAAAGCGCATTTTCATTCAGTATGAAGCACAGCTGTTAATGTCTGTAACTGACTAAGATATTAATCTGGTTGTTCCAGACCAAGAAAGGGGCTAATATCTGAGGAGGGCAGAGAGAGTCCAACTCTGCCAGAGGCTATTGATGCCTCAAGAAGGATTTGATGGGATTAAGAGAGATCTACAAGTTGATCCTTTATTACTCAG contains:
- the ptf1a gene encoding pancreas transcription factor 1 subunit alpha; translation: MDSVLEPFSTLDSFSSPPYFDDDEFFTDHSSRDATLDTDDFLDDDVDFLTSHFQDYYSKDDNKAAHHDGDYDIGNLSFSSSSSSGFSYGCADSTPELSPQMGQHGVPLLKRRRRMRSEMEMQQLRQAANVRERRRMQSINDAFEGLRSHIPTLPYEKRLSKVDTLRLAIGYINFLAELVQSDLPIRNNSSETHTQPRKVIICHRGTRSPSPNDPDYGLPPLTGHSLSWSDEKLLREQNIIRTAKVWTPEDPRKVHSKTTLSNIENEPPFGLNKV